A window of Elusimicrobiota bacterium contains these coding sequences:
- a CDS encoding NAD-dependent epimerase/dehydratase family protein: MRFWVTGSGGYVGSRLLKSLRRRFPRAVVQGDRTGPGPAPRFKSIDDVGARLARLRPTHVIHCLGRTRPGSLKKLTDAHVTPTFFLLEALRRLPAPRPRVLLLGSAAEYGASRRRLTEGSPARPQTDYGVSKLLQTRLGLAYNVLGVPVVVARLFNLYAPDAPDTFAVPRVWNLLRRKSKGPRTLQTGPQNAVRDFLALPDALEALALLATRGKPGEIYNVCSGRGLRMR; this comes from the coding sequence GTGCGTTTTTGGGTCACGGGGAGCGGCGGCTACGTCGGCTCCCGGTTGTTGAAGAGCCTTCGCCGCCGTTTTCCCCGGGCGGTCGTTCAAGGCGACCGAACGGGCCCGGGCCCGGCCCCCCGGTTTAAATCCATCGACGACGTCGGCGCGCGGTTGGCCCGCCTTCGCCCCACCCACGTGATTCACTGCCTGGGCCGGACCCGGCCCGGCTCCCTCAAAAAATTGACCGACGCCCACGTAACGCCCACCTTTTTTCTCCTGGAAGCCCTTCGTCGGCTTCCCGCTCCGCGTCCCCGGGTTCTCCTACTGGGTTCCGCCGCCGAATACGGCGCCTCCCGCCGGCGACTGACCGAAGGCTCCCCCGCCCGTCCCCAAACCGACTACGGTGTTTCCAAACTTCTTCAAACCCGGTTGGGTTTGGCCTACAACGTTTTGGGCGTGCCGGTGGTCGTGGCCCGCCTCTTTAATTTGTACGCGCCCGACGCTCCCGACACCTTCGCCGTGCCCCGGGTGTGGAACCTTCTCCGACGGAAATCCAAGGGGCCCCGGACCCTTCAAACGGGTCCTCAAAACGCCGTGCGGGATTTCCTGGCCCTGCCGGACGCCCTGGAAGCCCTGGCGCTTTTGGCGACCCGTGGAAAACCCGGCGAAATTTACAACGTCTGTTCGGGGCGCGGCCTTCGAATGCGGG
- a CDS encoding NTP transferase domain-containing protein, which yields MRAVILAGGRGARLQPFTINFPKPLMPLGDKPVLEVLMERLVAHGVKDMTLALGHLAELIKAYFDQKSEWKKRINLRFVHEDTPLGTAGALALVPDLTETFLVLNGDLLTDLDIGALVAFHRERGAALTIAAHRREVKIDLGVLDIDADRRVTGYREKPVSTLEVSMGIYVYEPRVLKWIKPGVLLDFPDLVLALLRAGERVVAFPGRCQWLDIGRPDDYRQAQELFTKTPGPSVTSV from the coding sequence TTGCGCGCGGTGATTTTGGCCGGCGGTCGAGGGGCCCGGTTGCAGCCCTTCACCATCAATTTTCCCAAGCCGCTCATGCCCCTGGGGGACAAACCGGTTCTCGAAGTCCTGATGGAACGGCTGGTGGCCCACGGCGTCAAGGACATGACCCTGGCGCTCGGCCATCTGGCGGAACTTATCAAAGCCTATTTCGACCAAAAATCCGAATGGAAGAAAAGAATCAACCTTCGATTCGTGCACGAGGACACGCCCCTTGGAACCGCCGGGGCCTTAGCGCTGGTGCCGGATTTGACCGAGACCTTTTTGGTGTTGAACGGAGATTTGTTGACGGATTTGGACATTGGCGCCCTGGTGGCCTTTCACCGAGAGCGGGGAGCGGCCCTCACCATTGCCGCCCACCGCCGCGAAGTCAAAATCGACCTGGGCGTCCTGGACATCGACGCCGACCGCCGGGTGACCGGTTACCGGGAAAAACCCGTGTCCACCTTGGAAGTCAGCATGGGCATCTACGTCTACGAACCGCGCGTTTTAAAATGGATTAAACCCGGTGTTCTTTTGGATTTTCCGGATCTGGTGCTGGCGCTCTTGCGGGCGGGCGAGCGGGTGGTCGCCTTCCCCGGCCGGTGCCAGTGGTTGGACATCGGCCGCCCCGACGATTACCGCCAGGCCCAGGAACTGTTCACGAAAACCCCGGGCCCGTCGGTGACTTCCGTTTAA
- a CDS encoding GDP-mannose 4,6-dehydratase, which produces MGVGQGGSGRVLVTGAGGFIGSHVVEALLRRGARVRALIHYNGAGRRGHLDDLRVVRRSHLEIVGGDVRDAHLMNEVVRGCSTVAHLAALIAIPYSYRAADSYVATNVQGTLNLLEACRQNDVRRLVVTSTSEVYGNAQSAPMDETHRLNAQSPYAASKIAADQMALAYHRSHGLPVVVLRPFNTYGPRQSARAVLPTILAQILSGSKTLALGRVAPRRDLTFVTDTAAAFVAALERGGIEGEVIHFGQGNAVSVGELAEKCMGFLRRRPRLKIEGVRTRPVASEVNLLLCDATKARRLLGWAPRVGLEEGIRRTADYVRRRLAAYRPEEYAL; this is translated from the coding sequence TTGGGCGTTGGTCAAGGCGGAAGTGGCCGCGTGTTGGTGACGGGCGCCGGTGGGTTTATCGGGAGCCATGTGGTCGAAGCCCTGTTGCGCCGCGGGGCCCGGGTGCGAGCGTTGATCCACTACAACGGGGCGGGGCGGCGCGGGCATTTGGACGACCTGCGCGTCGTCCGGCGTTCCCATCTCGAAATCGTGGGGGGGGACGTTCGGGACGCCCACCTGATGAACGAGGTGGTCCGGGGCTGCTCCACCGTCGCCCACCTGGCGGCCTTGATCGCCATTCCTTATTCCTATCGCGCCGCCGATTCTTACGTGGCCACCAACGTTCAGGGCACGTTGAACCTGCTTGAAGCCTGTCGCCAAAACGACGTCCGGCGATTGGTGGTGACTTCCACCAGCGAAGTGTACGGCAACGCGCAATCCGCGCCCATGGACGAGACCCATCGGTTAAACGCCCAATCCCCCTACGCCGCGAGTAAAATCGCCGCGGACCAAATGGCCCTGGCCTATCACCGGAGCCACGGCCTTCCTGTCGTTGTCCTCCGTCCCTTCAACACCTACGGCCCGCGCCAATCGGCCCGGGCCGTTTTGCCGACGATTCTCGCCCAAATTCTCTCCGGGTCGAAAACACTCGCTCTCGGTCGCGTGGCCCCCCGGCGGGATTTAACCTTTGTCACGGACACGGCGGCGGCCTTTGTGGCCGCCCTGGAACGCGGGGGCATTGAAGGAGAGGTGATTCACTTCGGCCAAGGAAACGCGGTGAGTGTGGGCGAACTTGCGGAGAAATGCATGGGATTTCTTCGTCGCCGCCCCCGCCTTAAAATCGAGGGGGTTCGGACGCGGCCGGTGGCCAGCGAGGTGAATCTGCTCCTCTGCGACGCGACCAAAGCACGGCGCCTGTTGGGATGGGCGCCGCGGGTGGGGCTGGAGGAGGGAATTCGCCGCACGGCCGACTACGTTCGGCGTCGTTTGGCCGCCTACCGCCCCGAGGAATACGCCCTGTGA
- a CDS encoding glycosyltransferase gives MTDALVSVIVATYNRPTLLLETVRTLLDQTHRRTEIIVIDNHSLADVGGMLQRLGDERLRFFKNPNRGIIAVNRNEGLRHARGQFVAFCDDDDLWVPEKLETQLRFFDPARHFGVGSSAVLIGDVAIHRRRPALPQEDRDLAGLLTHGAPPLSSLLVARTDAFFSEDPRYRNVEDFEFQVRMAARTGKSIGLLAKPLIRYRVHAANTNRERAHRLNATHVVWSLKPRIAPPLFRTALSRQYFLAGMAALRAGDPVARRFFRRTIALGGPMAGKARWGRVLTFAPARLWPIAFRGYYGAVNAGTRAD, from the coding sequence GTGACCGACGCCCTCGTCAGTGTGATCGTCGCCACGTACAATCGGCCCACGCTTCTCCTGGAGACGGTCCGGACCTTGCTGGATCAAACCCACCGGCGCACGGAAATAATCGTGATCGACAATCATTCCTTGGCCGATGTGGGCGGAATGCTTCAACGGTTGGGGGACGAACGTCTTCGATTTTTCAAAAACCCCAATCGCGGCATCATCGCGGTCAATCGGAACGAAGGTTTGCGCCACGCCCGGGGACAATTTGTGGCTTTTTGTGACGACGACGATTTGTGGGTTCCCGAAAAACTCGAGACGCAGTTGCGGTTTTTTGACCCGGCGCGCCACTTCGGCGTGGGCTCCTCCGCGGTGCTGATCGGGGACGTTGCAATCCACCGACGCCGGCCCGCGTTGCCCCAAGAAGACCGCGACCTCGCCGGCTTGTTGACGCACGGGGCGCCGCCTTTGTCGTCGCTTCTCGTGGCTCGAACAGACGCTTTTTTTTCCGAAGACCCGCGCTACCGGAACGTGGAGGACTTCGAGTTTCAGGTCCGGATGGCGGCGCGAACGGGCAAATCGATCGGCCTCCTGGCCAAGCCGCTGATCCGCTACCGGGTGCACGCCGCCAACACCAACCGCGAGCGCGCTCACCGGCTGAACGCCACGCACGTGGTGTGGAGCTTGAAACCGCGTATCGCCCCGCCGTTGTTTCGAACGGCGTTGAGCCGTCAATACTTCTTGGCCGGAATGGCCGCGTTGCGGGCCGGCGATCCAGTGGCCCGGCGCTTTTTTCGCCGGACCATCGCGCTGGGAGGGCCCATGGCGGGAAAAGCGCGTTGGGGCCGGGTCTTGACGTTCGCCCCCGCCCGTTTGTGGCCCATCGCCTTTCGTGGGTATTACGGTGCGGTGAACGCCGGGACTCGAGCGGATTGA
- a CDS encoding SDR family oxidoreductase: MKLALLGGIGYIGGRLTEHLKSAGHRVRVTTRRAAHERPRWTVADEVVRNDLTRPDRIAPLLADRDVVIHLAAPDEIAAVRDPRAAIRAGGETVWNVLEAISRLPRRPAFLYLSTFHVYGQRGRGRVTEQTVPVPCHPYGLGRYLGENVTQVFRHRAGLRALCVRLSNVFGAPADISVPRWTLIVGDLCLQAVLNGRLVLRNPLSDRRNFLPMEDAVRGLAFLARRTASWPTDGVIHLGSPWNLTLGDLARRVARRAERLLGVRPPIGGPAPEARPTPVSPLRFSIDRVATMGFSWRNGIDREIDRTLRLCVEGYRRWGARLPAICGLDPGTATGDRRPQ; this comes from the coding sequence ATGAAATTGGCGCTTCTGGGAGGCATCGGCTACATCGGCGGCCGCCTAACGGAACATTTAAAAAGCGCGGGCCACCGGGTCCGCGTGACCACCCGCCGCGCCGCCCACGAGCGACCACGCTGGACCGTGGCCGACGAGGTCGTGCGCAACGATTTGACCCGGCCCGATCGGATTGCCCCCTTGTTGGCCGACCGCGACGTCGTGATCCACCTGGCGGCGCCGGACGAGATTGCGGCGGTTCGCGACCCGCGGGCGGCGATCCGCGCCGGCGGCGAAACCGTGTGGAACGTCTTGGAAGCCATTTCGCGCTTGCCTCGCCGTCCGGCCTTTCTTTACCTCTCCACCTTCCACGTTTACGGGCAACGGGGGCGTGGCCGGGTCACCGAGCAAACGGTTCCCGTCCCGTGTCACCCCTACGGCCTCGGCCGCTACCTGGGCGAGAACGTCACCCAGGTTTTCCGTCACCGGGCGGGATTGCGCGCGCTTTGCGTGCGCCTCTCGAACGTGTTTGGCGCCCCCGCGGACATTTCGGTTCCGCGGTGGACGCTGATCGTGGGCGATTTGTGCCTGCAGGCGGTGTTGAACGGCCGCCTCGTGTTGCGCAATCCGCTATCGGACCGACGCAATTTTCTTCCGATGGAGGACGCCGTCCGGGGGTTGGCTTTTTTGGCCCGGCGAACCGCCTCCTGGCCGACCGACGGGGTGATCCATCTGGGGTCCCCCTGGAATTTAACGTTGGGCGATTTGGCCCGCCGGGTGGCACGCCGGGCCGAGCGTCTATTGGGGGTCCGACCGCCCATCGGTGGACCGGCACCCGAGGCCCGGCCGACGCCGGTCTCGCCGCTGCGTTTTTCCATTGACCGCGTTGCGACCATGGGGTTTTCCTGGCGCAACGGCATCGACCGCGAAATCGACCGGACGCTGCGTTTGTGCGTTGAAGGTTATCGCCGTTGGGGGGCCCGACTGCCCGCGATTTGCGGTCTTGATCCCGGGACGGCGACCGGCGACCGCCGTCCCCAGTGA
- a CDS encoding dTDP-4-dehydrorhamnose 3,5-epimerase family protein produces the protein MIHDVRITPLKQILDERGRIMHMLRSDGAGFFGFGEIYFSCVLPNVVKGWHVHERMVLNYAVPYGKIRLVLYDDRPESPSRGGIQEIEMGPDHYVRVTIPPLVWNGFIGLGRETSIVANCASIPHDPLEIRRLDPFDNAIPYRWPKVGE, from the coding sequence TTGATTCATGACGTCCGCATTACCCCCCTGAAACAAATTTTGGATGAGCGGGGCCGCATCATGCACATGCTTCGAAGCGATGGGGCGGGCTTTTTTGGGTTCGGTGAAATTTATTTTTCCTGTGTCCTCCCGAACGTGGTCAAGGGGTGGCACGTGCACGAACGGATGGTTCTCAATTACGCCGTTCCCTACGGGAAGATTCGGTTGGTGTTGTACGACGATCGACCGGAGAGTCCCTCGCGGGGGGGGATTCAGGAAATCGAAATGGGGCCCGACCACTACGTGCGGGTGACCATCCCGCCGTTGGTTTGGAACGGGTTCATCGGGCTGGGCCGGGAAACGTCCATCGTGGCCAATTGCGCTTCGATCCCTCACGACCCGCTGGAGATCCGCCGGTTGGACCCTTTCGACAACGCCATCCCCTACCGTTGGCCGAAGGTCGGGGAATGA
- the rfbG gene encoding CDP-glucose 4,6-dehydratase, protein MDDMALTTRDLAVFSGARVFITGDTGFKGSWLAYWLWSMGARVMGYALPVDSPRHLFARLGLARKIIHLNGDVRDSPALFAAVRRHKPEFVFHLAAQSLVAASLTDPQKTFDVNVGGTVNVLDAVRRQGTVRSLIVVTSDKCYRNNEWPWGYRENDTLGGRDPYSGSKAAAEMVFSSYDHSYFADRRSLGAATVRAGNVLGGGDWAKNRIVPDCVRALIAGRPIVVRHPGATRPWQHVLEPLSGYLTLALRLRRSPKAFGGSWNFGPSGNASQPVMDVVRRVVAGWGGKNPPVVRGKTVGHESTLLALNSDKARRLLNWQTRWGFERTVDETVRWYKTAALGGSVDSLTGAQINEYLETRVDS, encoded by the coding sequence ATGGATGATATGGCGCTGACCACGCGGGATTTGGCCGTTTTTTCGGGGGCGCGCGTTTTTATCACCGGGGACACCGGGTTCAAAGGGTCGTGGTTGGCCTATTGGTTGTGGTCGATGGGAGCCCGGGTGATGGGCTACGCGCTTCCGGTCGACTCGCCGCGCCACCTCTTCGCGCGACTGGGCCTTGCTCGGAAAATCATCCACCTGAACGGCGACGTTCGAGATTCCCCCGCGCTCTTTGCCGCCGTGCGGCGGCACAAGCCCGAGTTCGTGTTTCATCTGGCCGCTCAGTCTCTGGTGGCCGCTTCGCTGACCGATCCCCAAAAGACCTTTGACGTCAACGTGGGGGGGACGGTGAACGTGCTCGACGCCGTCCGGCGCCAGGGAACGGTGCGGTCCCTCATTGTCGTCACCTCGGACAAGTGCTACAGGAACAACGAGTGGCCCTGGGGGTATCGCGAGAACGACACGCTGGGGGGGCGCGACCCCTACAGCGGGTCAAAAGCCGCCGCGGAAATGGTTTTTTCCTCCTACGATCACTCCTACTTTGCCGACCGCCGGAGTTTGGGCGCCGCCACGGTGCGGGCCGGGAACGTGCTGGGGGGCGGCGATTGGGCCAAAAATCGAATTGTCCCGGACTGCGTCCGCGCCTTGATCGCGGGGCGACCGATTGTCGTCCGGCATCCGGGAGCGACGCGTCCCTGGCAACACGTTCTGGAGCCCTTGTCCGGCTATTTGACCCTTGCTTTGAGATTGCGCCGTTCCCCGAAGGCGTTCGGCGGATCCTGGAATTTCGGTCCCAGCGGAAACGCGAGCCAACCGGTGATGGACGTTGTGCGCCGGGTCGTGGCCGGTTGGGGCGGGAAAAATCCCCCCGTGGTCCGGGGGAAAACCGTCGGACACGAGAGCACGCTTTTGGCCCTCAACAGCGACAAAGCCCGCCGTTTGCTGAACTGGCAAACCCGATGGGGTTTCGAACGCACCGTGGACGAAACCGTCCGCTGGTACAAAACCGCCGCCCTGGGCGGTTCCGTGGATTCTCTAACCGGGGCTCAAATAAACGAATATCTGGAGACGCGCGTTGATTCATGA
- the rfbF gene encoding glucose-1-phosphate cytidylyltransferase: MKVVILCGGRGTRLGDVAENKPKPMVPIGPRPLLWHLMRYYAHWGHNEFVLCLGHKGEIIKDYFVNYKMRTTDLTVTLGRESKIDYHGPDADTPWRVTLADTGDNAMTGARIKRIQKYVAGEKNFFLTYGDGLSDVNLKALLAAHESHGKIMTLCGVHPTGRFGEILSDNRGRVIEFHEKPKSGGGRVSGGFFVCRQELFNYLEDRDDLVFELGPMSRLARDGQLMVFEHDGFWQPMDTPREFAALNALLDEGKAPWMIWR; this comes from the coding sequence ATGAAAGTGGTGATCTTGTGTGGTGGACGGGGCACGCGGCTGGGCGATGTGGCCGAGAACAAACCCAAACCCATGGTGCCCATCGGGCCGCGGCCGCTTTTGTGGCACCTCATGAGGTATTACGCCCATTGGGGCCACAACGAATTCGTCCTTTGCTTGGGGCACAAGGGAGAGATCATCAAAGATTATTTCGTGAATTATAAAATGCGAACCACGGACCTGACGGTGACCCTGGGCCGCGAATCCAAAATCGACTACCACGGTCCCGACGCGGACACTCCCTGGCGCGTGACGCTGGCGGACACAGGGGACAACGCGATGACGGGTGCCCGGATCAAACGGATTCAGAAATACGTGGCCGGCGAAAAGAATTTTTTCTTGACCTACGGCGACGGGCTGAGCGACGTCAATTTGAAGGCGCTTCTGGCCGCCCACGAATCCCACGGAAAAATCATGACCCTGTGCGGCGTTCATCCCACGGGTCGGTTTGGGGAGATTCTCAGCGACAACCGGGGGCGGGTGATCGAATTTCACGAAAAACCAAAATCGGGCGGCGGTCGAGTCTCGGGTGGCTTCTTCGTGTGCCGACAAGAGTTGTTCAATTACCTCGAGGACCGCGACGATTTGGTTTTTGAGTTGGGCCCGATGAGCCGTCTGGCCCGGGATGGCCAGCTGATGGTTTTTGAGCACGACGGGTTTTGGCAACCGATGGACACTCCGCGCGAATTTGCCGCGTTGAACGCGCTGCTCGACGAAGGGAAAGCCCCATGGATGATATGGCGCTGA
- a CDS encoding HAD family hydrolase, with product MTRGRPPLRAVILDFDGVVLESADIKTEAFGWVFRRRPAHLQRIVDYHRRNAGVSRFSKFEHIQRVILGSSYGPSERRRLGAAFARYVRRKVMAAPLVPGALGFLKTYHGKVKLFVVSGTPARELREIVRGRGLRSYFTSVIGTPPEKTAALGRLLRRHRLRPAEALYVGDAVGDWRAAAHCRVPFVARIPARRRSVFPKGTPRASDLRGVGRWIERFRSISLNEEAQ from the coding sequence ATGACGCGCGGTCGCCCGCCGCTCCGAGCGGTGATTCTCGATTTTGACGGGGTCGTGCTGGAGTCCGCGGACATCAAAACGGAAGCGTTTGGCTGGGTTTTTCGGAGGCGCCCGGCCCACCTCCAGCGCATAGTCGATTACCATAGACGGAACGCCGGCGTTTCCCGGTTTTCAAAATTTGAGCACATTCAACGCGTGATTTTGGGCAGCTCTTACGGCCCGTCGGAGCGCCGGCGTCTGGGCGCGGCCTTTGCCCGGTATGTGCGACGGAAAGTGATGGCCGCGCCGTTGGTTCCCGGGGCGCTTGGATTTTTGAAAACCTACCATGGGAAGGTCAAGCTCTTCGTGGTGTCGGGCACTCCCGCTCGGGAATTGCGCGAGATTGTCCGTGGCCGAGGTTTGCGGTCGTATTTTACCTCCGTGATCGGGACTCCGCCCGAAAAGACCGCGGCGTTGGGGCGTTTGTTGCGCCGCCACCGCTTGCGGCCCGCCGAGGCTCTCTACGTGGGCGACGCCGTCGGCGATTGGCGCGCCGCCGCCCATTGCCGGGTGCCCTTTGTGGCCCGGATTCCGGCCCGACGGCGGTCCGTTTTTCCCAAGGGGACGCCCCGCGCCTCGGATCTGAGAGGGGTGGGGCGTTGGATCGAGCGGTTTCGCAGCATTTCGTTGAACGAGGAGGCCCAATGA
- a CDS encoding NAD(P)-dependent oxidoreductase, with product MKITLFGGSGFVGGHVADALIEAGHRVRIFDLKTSPRLRPGQEMVLGDITDEKAVARAVAGQDAVFNFAGFADIEAAQRHPLETIRLNVLGNGVLLEACRRARVKRYLFASTMYVYSGMASFYRASKLSCEAYIEAYQRIYGLPYTILRFGSLYGPRADERNGIFGFLHQALTRKSITYWGDGEEIREYIHVRDAAESCVDALAKKHENACLIITGHQTMKIRDLLAMIREILGNKIKLIYKPRSRPELRELHYRTTPYAYLPQEARKLVRSHYVDLGQGLLGAIDDVRRGLGRVEKEG from the coding sequence ATGAAAATCACGCTCTTCGGCGGGTCCGGTTTTGTCGGTGGCCACGTGGCGGACGCGTTGATCGAGGCCGGCCACCGGGTCAGAATCTTCGATTTAAAAACGTCGCCCCGCCTCCGGCCGGGGCAGGAAATGGTGCTTGGGGACATCACGGACGAGAAAGCCGTGGCCCGGGCCGTGGCGGGACAGGACGCCGTCTTTAATTTCGCCGGGTTCGCGGACATCGAGGCCGCCCAGAGGCATCCCTTGGAAACCATCCGCCTTAACGTGCTTGGGAACGGCGTGTTGTTGGAGGCCTGTCGCCGAGCCCGGGTCAAGCGGTACCTTTTTGCCAGCACGATGTACGTGTACAGCGGGATGGCCTCCTTCTACCGGGCCAGCAAATTGTCTTGCGAAGCCTATATCGAAGCCTACCAGAGGATTTACGGACTCCCGTACACGATCCTGCGATTCGGTTCTCTTTACGGACCTCGGGCGGACGAGCGAAACGGCATTTTCGGATTTCTTCATCAGGCCCTAACGAGGAAATCCATCACCTATTGGGGCGACGGCGAGGAGATTCGGGAATACATCCACGTGCGTGACGCCGCGGAATCCTGCGTCGACGCCTTGGCCAAAAAACACGAGAATGCTTGCTTGATCATCACGGGTCATCAAACGATGAAGATACGTGATTTGCTGGCGATGATTCGCGAAATCCTGGGGAATAAAATCAAACTGATTTACAAGCCCCGGTCGCGGCCGGAACTTCGAGAATTGCACTACCGCACGACCCCCTACGCCTATTTGCCCCAGGAAGCGCGAAAACTCGTGCGCTCCCACTACGTCGACCTCGGACAGGGGTTGCTGGGGGCCATCGATGATGTCCGCCGGGGGCTTGGCCGCGTGGAAAAAGAAGGATGA
- a CDS encoding class I SAM-dependent methyltransferase, whose product MTAPTAKTPAAIRREQRAWAAASIQRYYRTHRRKPSELYPSERFFLPEVLPRVDSCLDVGCAAGGFYPIMKSYNPRVRYTGVDINPDFVRAARRRYPAARFVQGDGVRFDTPANSHDLVHLSGVLHLNTGYAKMLKAAYRQARRFVLTDFRLTRGPAVRGTFPLDPARPALPYLVLNLKRWLAELRALRPAPARLVVRGYPHAPADGAEVPLASVIVAFVLIEKGSRGSPTRVDMDLDAAPPAGRRRRSS is encoded by the coding sequence GTGACGGCCCCGACGGCGAAAACCCCCGCCGCCATCCGGCGGGAACAGCGGGCCTGGGCGGCGGCGTCCATTCAACGCTATTACCGCACCCACCGCCGGAAACCCTCGGAACTTTATCCCTCGGAACGGTTTTTTCTGCCGGAGGTTCTGCCCCGGGTGGACTCCTGCCTGGACGTGGGGTGCGCGGCCGGGGGGTTCTACCCCATCATGAAGTCCTACAACCCCCGGGTCCGCTACACGGGGGTCGACATCAATCCCGATTTCGTCCGGGCCGCGCGCCGCCGCTACCCCGCCGCGCGGTTCGTCCAAGGCGACGGCGTGCGCTTCGACACCCCGGCGAACTCCCACGACCTGGTCCACCTGAGCGGGGTTTTGCATCTCAACACCGGGTACGCCAAAATGTTGAAAGCCGCCTATCGCCAGGCGCGCCGGTTCGTCCTGACGGATTTCCGACTCACCCGGGGCCCGGCGGTTCGCGGGACCTTTCCCCTGGACCCGGCCCGGCCGGCCTTGCCCTATTTGGTGCTCAACCTGAAACGGTGGCTCGCGGAACTGCGGGCCCTGCGCCCGGCGCCGGCGCGCCTCGTCGTTCGCGGCTACCCCCACGCGCCGGCCGACGGCGCGGAGGTTCCGCTGGCCTCCGTGATCGTTGCTTTTGTTTTAATCGAAAAGGGATCGCGTGGGTCGCCGACGCGGGTGGACATGGATTTGGACGCCGCGCCGCCGGCCGGTCGTCGAAGGAGGTCGTCGTGA
- a CDS encoding NAD-dependent epimerase/dehydratase family protein — protein MSAAGRYLVTGGAGFIGAHLARVLRERGDRVWVLDNLSTGKESNIPAGCEFLRLDLAAPGFVDRLPAERFDAVLHLAAQSSGEISHADPAKDFQTNLAGTVALLQWASAHTPRFLYASSMAAYGQPGTTMVDEDTPLRPLSYYGLAKGTAEEYVRRFNRPDFGTTSFRLFSVYGPGQNLGNLKQGMISIYLAYALKGEPIVVKGSGDRFRDFVYIDDAVAAWTAALTAPASHGAVLNIGTGVGTRVKDLLAQLLRVLGKPADHPIRWEGPTPNDQFGLTAKIDKARRLLGWTPRVALAEGLERMARWAQGTKTP, from the coding sequence ATGAGCGCCGCGGGGCGTTACCTCGTCACGGGAGGGGCCGGTTTTATCGGCGCCCATCTGGCCCGTGTCCTGCGGGAGCGGGGCGACCGGGTGTGGGTGTTGGACAATCTTTCGACGGGGAAGGAATCGAACATCCCCGCCGGGTGCGAATTTCTGCGTTTGGACCTGGCCGCGCCCGGTTTTGTGGACCGGTTGCCGGCGGAACGGTTCGACGCGGTGCTTCACTTGGCCGCCCAATCCTCGGGGGAAATTTCCCACGCGGACCCCGCGAAGGACTTTCAGACCAACCTGGCCGGCACCGTGGCCCTGCTCCAATGGGCCTCCGCCCATACGCCGCGTTTCCTCTACGCGTCCTCCATGGCGGCGTATGGCCAGCCGGGGACAACAATGGTCGACGAGGACACGCCCCTCCGTCCCTTGTCCTATTACGGACTGGCCAAGGGCACGGCGGAAGAATACGTCCGACGGTTTAACCGTCCCGATTTCGGGACCACCTCCTTTCGGTTGTTCAGCGTCTACGGCCCGGGCCAAAATCTGGGGAATCTGAAGCAGGGCATGATCAGCATTTACCTGGCCTACGCGCTCAAGGGCGAACCCATCGTGGTCAAAGGGTCGGGAGACCGCTTCCGCGATTTTGTCTACATCGACGACGCGGTGGCCGCCTGGACGGCGGCCCTGACCGCGCCCGCTTCCCACGGCGCCGTGCTGAACATCGGCACCGGCGTGGGCACCCGGGTGAAGGACCTTCTGGCCCAACTGCTCCGGGTCCTGGGAAAACCGGCGGACCATCCAATTCGCTGGGAAGGCCCGACCCCCAACGACCAGTTCGGCCTCACGGCCAAGATCGACAAGGCCCGGCGGCTCCTGGGCTGGACTCCGCGCGTGGCCTTGGCCGAGGGGCTGGAGCGCATGGCGCGCTGGGCCCAAGGGACGAAAACCCCGTGA